The sequence GCACCCGCCTGTCCGACCTGCGCATCGCGAACGGCTCGCCCGAGCCGCACGACATCCGCATGTGGTGCCTGGGCAACGAGATGGACGGCCCGTGGCAGATCGGCCACAAGACCGCCTACGAGTACGGACGCCTGGCGGCCGAGACGGCCCGGGCGATGCGCATGATCCAGCCGGACCTGGAGCTGGTCGCGTGCGGCTCGTCGGGCGTGCCGATCCCGACGTTCGGGGAGTGGGAGCAGATCGTGCTCGCCGAGTCCTACGAGTACGTCGACATGATCTCGGCGCACGCGTACTACTGGGAGGAGGACGGCGACCTCGGCTCGTTCCTCGCGTCCGCGACCGACATGGACCACTTCATCGAGTCCGTCGCCGCGACCGCCGACGCCGTGCGCGCGCACAAGAAGCTGTCCAAGCGGATCCACATCTCGTTCGACGAGTGGAACGTCTGGTACCAGCACCGCGCCGAGTCCCAGCCGCCCACGGGCGACGACTGGCCGGTCGCCCCGGTGCTCCTCGAGGACAAGTACAACGTGGCGGACGCCGTCGTCGTGGGGAACCTGCTCATCAGCCTGCTGCGGCACACGGACCGCGTGCACGCGGCGTCGCTCGCCCAGCTCGTCAACGTGATCGCGCCGATCATGACCGAGCCGGGCGGCCGGTCCTGGAAGCAGACGATCTTCCACCCCTTCGCCCAGGCGTCGGCGTACGCGAAGGGCGAGGTGCTGCGCGTCGCGATCGACGTCGACACCTACGAGACCGCGAAGTTCGGCGACGCCGCGCTCGCGGACGCGGTGGCCACGTACGACGCCGAGACGGGCGAGGTCGCGCTGTTCGCCGTGAACCGCTCGACGACACAGCCCGCGCTGCTCGACGTCGACGTGCGCTCGATCCCGGGCCTGCGGCTGGTCGAGGCCAGCACG is a genomic window of Cellulomonas fulva containing:
- the arfA gene encoding arabinosylfuranosidase ArfA, producing the protein MIPVTITLDPAFRVGPVRRRTFGSFVEHLGRCVYTGIHDPAHPTADGDGFRKDVIELTRELGVSTVRYPGGNFVSGYRWEDGVGPVAERPRRLDLAWHSTDPNTVGVDEFMRWTKAAEVEPMMAVNLGTRGVQEALDLLEYCNVKGGTRLSDLRIANGSPEPHDIRMWCLGNEMDGPWQIGHKTAYEYGRLAAETARAMRMIQPDLELVACGSSGVPIPTFGEWEQIVLAESYEYVDMISAHAYYWEEDGDLGSFLASATDMDHFIESVAATADAVRAHKKLSKRIHISFDEWNVWYQHRAESQPPTGDDWPVAPVLLEDKYNVADAVVVGNLLISLLRHTDRVHAASLAQLVNVIAPIMTEPGGRSWKQTIFHPFAQASAYAKGEVLRVAIDVDTYETAKFGDAALADAVATYDAETGEVALFAVNRSTTQPALLDVDVRSIPGLRLVEASTLANPDHTWSATADDDTSVLPRANSTAELVDGRLRVEVPPVSWNVVRLGTRA